One stretch of Argiope bruennichi chromosome 3, qqArgBrue1.1, whole genome shotgun sequence DNA includes these proteins:
- the LOC129963638 gene encoding uncharacterized protein LOC129963638 isoform X2 has product MWVWSYIMDCVRKYVTDCSSEEQRTKFNEAVSNSIDSVHAICSSERYRRDYLEYASCFRQVSMESCGHHFKKMVDSAYNPHSLEIHICCAYRQYEKCVSDPIQRLCGPQALHILDDSMSSLKSRCEAVSKSLKPADKICPAETAAQETQEYQQPRPALRHVEQTYSPPSTSGYVLNTRPIPYTTPAWTPRTVIYPLPVTRHSSRISRSDGWTASGSLHRIFALAIIVFIL; this is encoded by the exons GGTTTGGAGTTACATCATGGACTGCGTTCGCAAGTACGTCACGGACTGCTCTTCGGAGGAACAGAGGACGAAGTTCAACGAAGCAGTGAGCAACTCCATCGATTCGGTCCACGCCATCTGCAGCTCAGAGAGATACAGAAGAG actATCTAGAGTACGCATCTTGTTTCAGACAAGTATCCATGGAAAGCTGCGgtcatcattttaagaaaatggtgGACAGTGCATACAATCCACATTCTTTAGAGATACATATATGTTG CGCTTACAGGCAGTACGAAAAGTGCGTGTCCGATCCTATTCAGAGGCTGTGTGGCCCCCAGGCCCTGCACATCCTAGATGACTCGATGTCTTCCTTGAAATCCAGATGTGAAGCCGTCTCGAAGTC ATTAAAACCCGCAGACAAAATATGCCCAGCAGAAACGGCGGCTCAGGAGACCCAAGAATACCAGCAGCCTAGGCCAGCACTGCGACACGTGGAGCAGACGTACAGCCCTCCTTCCACCTCTGGATACGTTCTGAACACTCGGCCCATCCCATATACCACGCCGGCCTGGACGCCTAGGACAGTCATTTATCCTTTACCGGTGACGCGTCACAGTAGCCGGATTTCCAGGAGTGACGGCTGGACAGCGAGCGGATCTCTTCATCGTATTTTTGCACTCGCCATAATTGTGTTCATTTTATAA